A window from Salvia miltiorrhiza cultivar Shanhuang (shh) chromosome 2, IMPLAD_Smil_shh, whole genome shotgun sequence encodes these proteins:
- the LOC131012010 gene encoding probable E3 ubiquitin-protein ligase RHA1A: MKALTKLLCFSNEIVGDVVELLPKLLRLMVLAICSLWKHWKHTTSTYKYASIINTKTSNFAISDSEYCCTICLSEFARGDEAAELVDCRHVFHRRCLERWLRCHRATCPLCRSVVVPEAVVEEYRRTRMDRETDDGIHKELAHILFKVLHDRTRRHPFFF; the protein is encoded by the coding sequence ATGAAAGCTTTAACAAAGCTGTTGTGTTTCTCAAACGAAATCGTGGGCGATGTGGTGGAGCTCCTCCCCAAACTGCTCCGATTAATGGTGCTAGCCATCTGCAGTCTGTGGAAGCATTGGAAGCACACAACCTCCACCTACAAATACGCCTCCATCATCAACACCAAAACCTCCAATTTCGCAATCTCCGATAGCGAATATTGCTGCACCATCTGCCTCTCGGAGTTTGCCAGGGGAGACGAAGCGGCGGAGCTCGTGGATTGCCGCCACGTGTTCCACCGGCGCTGCCTGGAGCGGTGGCTGCGGTGCCACCGCGCCACGTGCCCGCTGTGCCGGAGCGTGGTGGTGCCGGAGGCCGTCGTGGAGGAGTACCGCCGCACGCGGATGGATCGAGAAACCGATGATGGGATTCACAAGGAGCTGGCCCACATCTTGTTCAAGGTTTTGCATGATCGCACCCGTCGCCATCCATTCTTTTTCTAG
- the LOC131012015 gene encoding ATP synthase delta chain, chloroplastic-like, which produces MAAALQQTPITFRSRSPPSAQLQSKPTSKLSLSSSFKLTRLTIKPYLRRGGRGGACGARMANTASASYANALADIAVANGSLAETAADVEKLVDKFFSDEAIMSYFTNPTVRIEAKREIVDEICKSMNLQPHVANFLNILVDMKRIDLIKEIVEEFDLIVNRLSNTQVATVTSVVQLEPQHLAEIAKRVQKLTGAKNVKIKTKIDESLLAGFTIRYGDSGSKLIDMSVKKQLEEIAAQLDLGDIQLVG; this is translated from the coding sequence ATGGCCGCCGCTCTGCAGCAGACTCCAATCACATTCCGTTCCCGCTCGCCGCCGTCGGCGCAACTCCAATCGAAACCAACAAGCAAGCTCTCCCTCTCTTCAAGTTTCAAGCTCACCAGACTGACCATCAAACCCTACCTCCGCCGCGGGGGACGTGGCGGCGCGTGCGGCGCCAGGATGGCCAACACCGCGTCGGCGAGCTACGCCAATGCGCTCGCCGACATCGCCGTCGCCAATGGCAGCCTCGCCGAGACCGCGGCGGACGTGGAGAAGCTCGTGGACAAGTTCTTCTCCGATGAGGCGATCATGAGCTACTTCACCAACCCTACCGTCCGCATCGAGGCGAAGCGGGAGATCGTCGACGAGATCTGCAAATCGATGAATTTGCAGCCGCACGTGGCGAATTTCTTGAACATCCTGGTGGACATGAAGCGTATCGATCTGATAAAGGAGATCGTGGAGGAGTTCGATCTGATCGTCAACAGGCTGTCGAACACGCAGGTGGCGACGGTGACGTCGGTGGTGCAGCTGGAGCCGCAGCATCTGGCGGAGATCGCGAAGCGCGTGCAGAAACTGACTGGGGCGAAGAATGTTAAGATCAAGACGAAGATTGACGAGTCGCTGCTGGCGGGATTCACGATCAGGTATGGGGATTCAGGTTCAAAATTGATCGACATGAGCGTGAAGAAGCAGCTGGAGGAGATTGCCGCGCAGCTTGATCTTGGCGACATTCAGTTAGTCGGTTGA
- the LOC131011185 gene encoding uncharacterized methyltransferase At1g78140, chloroplastic-like produces the protein MEKLMAREAAGVDILSASASLLPSPLNFNPVRCCFHVVKSSPFIPARIRARLFTYKVPASSATAVETKPDPVIDESSLKIRKEILACPICYERVSWNGGADLSLEAVARSTLVCGCCRKSYTGKDSHLDLTVTGGNRVYGEPVVASTELFRFPLVSFLYERGWRQSFSVWGGFPGPEQEFELIKDYLQPVLGGNIVDASCGSGMFSRLFAKSGLFSLVVALDYSEAMLRQCYDFIKQEDNFPEEKLILVRADISRLPFASGSMDAVHAGAALHCWPSPSAAVAEISRVLKPGGMFVATTYIMDGLLSYFPLSRPLRQGVAQISGSHVFLSEKELEDLCASCGLVNFTCTRNRLFVMITATKPV, from the exons ATGGAGAAATTGATGGCGAGAGAGGCAGCGGGCGTCGATATACTGTCAGCATCAGCTTCATTGCTGCCGAGTCCACTCAATTTCAACCCGGTGCGATGCTGTTTTCATGTCGTCAAGTCGTCTCCTTTCATTCCCGCGAGAATTCGCGCCCGGCTTTTCACCTATAAAGTGCCAGCTTCTTCGGCTACAGCTGTTGAAACCAAGCCC GACCCTGTAATTGATGAATCCAGTTTGAAGATTCGCAAAGAAATTCTAGCTTGTCCCATTTGCTATGAGAGGGTTTCTTGGAATGGAGGAGCCGATCTATCTTT GGAAGCTGTAGCTCGTTCAACTCTGGTGTGCGGCTGCTGCAGGAAGTCCTACACCGGCAAGGATTCTCATCTTGATCTGACAGTTACTGGTGGTAACAGGGTGTATGGTGAACCTGTGGTTGCCTCTACTGAGCTTTTCAG GTTTCCTTTAGTATCATTCCTTTATGAACGAGGTTGGCGGCAAAGTTTTTCAGTTTGGGGAGGTTTTCCTGGCCCGGAACAGGAG TTTGAATTAATAAAGGATTACCTCCAACCAGTCTTAGGGGGGAATATTGTTGATGCAAGTTGCGGAAGTGGAATGTTTTCACGACTTTTTGCCAAAAGTGGACTATTTTCCCTTGTCGTTGCTTTGGACTACTCTGAGGCTATGTTACGTCAGTGTTATGACTTCATTAAGCAGGAGGATAACTTCCCCGAAGA GAAACTGATTCTCGTTAGAGCTGATATCTCGAGGCTTCCATTTGCATCGGGTAGTATGGATGCTGTTCATGCTGGTGCTGCTTTGCACTGCTGGCCTTCACCATCTGCAGCA GTAGCAGAAATAAGTCGTGTGCTGAAACCCGGAGGCATGTTCGTTGCTACAACTTACATCATGGATGGCCTCCTCTCGTACTTCCCACTAAGCAGACCTCTACGTCAG GGCGTGGCGCAGATCTCGGGCAGCCATGTGTTTTTATCCGAGAAGGAACTTGAAGATCTGTGCGCATCTTGTGGGCTTGTCAACTTCACATGCACGAGAAATAGGCTCTTCGTGATGATTACAGCCACGAAACCTGTATAG
- the LOC131012012 gene encoding protein EPIDERMAL PATTERNING FACTOR 2-like: MRPIYSNTLSVVSILFLLLPGGQALRPYHFTHHSRGTNYKDVENQHVKEGELGMELYPTGSSLPDCSHACGACRPCRRVMVSFNKCAVESCPIVYRCMCNGKYYHVPSN, translated from the exons ATGAGGCCAATTTATAGCAATACCTTGTCGGTTGTTTCGATTCTTTTCTTGTTACTTCCCGGTGGTCAAGCTCTCAGGCCTTATCATT TTACCCACCACAGTAGAGGCACCAACTACAAGGATGTAGAAAACCAACATGTTAAG GAGGGAGAGTTAGGAATGGAGCTTTACCCGACGGGGTCGAGCCTGCCGGACTGCTCGCACGCTTGTGGGGCGTGCCGGCCTTGCCGTAGGGTGATGGTGAGCTTCAACAAGTGCGCAGTGGAGTCGTGCCCCATCGTCTACCGCTGCATGTGCAATGGCAAATACTATCACGTCCCATCTAATTGA
- the LOC131012014 gene encoding uncharacterized protein LOC131012014, giving the protein MLDSFFSKGFKSSKCKTLLKLTIPRIKLLRNRRVIHINQMRREIAKLLETGQEASARIRVENILREEKMMAAQELVELYCELIIARLPIIDAQKECPLDLKEAISSVCFAAPRCADLPELQQVQMLFAGKYSKEFVSSATELMPECGVNRQLVDLLSVRAPSSDVKLKLLKDIAKEHELDWDPSASENDLLKTHEDLLNGTMQFISDHTVPLAESHNDEAKSTNSTTSEPDAGEHPDSDEDFDIIDFPEVPRQPGVGSGLNPMMKEDAAVKIPTGEQFVPFIHRPPSQSWSVQFPVKENGLSPSVTKAIGDDADLQDVLAAAQAAAETAEGAAAAARSASTLAQLRITELMKKKKDDFSYSETENPFHLDKTNSDLEEEVELDAENPFAHSNTTPFTSPRRNSTSEHSSGDAKCGFGSYDDAFSYGSLNPTQASSPMDDDTYFSYPNLFTSQGSK; this is encoded by the exons ATGCTTGATTCTTTCTTCAGCAAAGGTTTCAAATCTTCCAAATG TAAAACTCTGTTGAAGCTTACAATCCCTCGGATAAAGTTGTTGAGGAATCGAAGAGTGATTCATATAAACCAGATGCGTCGAGAAATCGCCAAGCTCCTTGAGACTGGCCAGGAAGCCTCGGCTAGGATTCGG GTAGAGAATATTCTAAGGGAAGAGAAGATGATGGCTGCTCAGGAATTAGTTGAATTGTACTGTGAGCTTATTATTGCTCGCCTTCCAATCATCGATGCACAAAA GGAATGCCCTCTTGACTTGAAAGAAGCCATTTCTAGTGTATGCTTTGCTGCACCAAGGTGTGCCGATCTGCCAGAGTTGCAACAGGTGCAGATGCTATTCGCTGGTAAATACAGTAAAGAATTTGTGTCTTCTGCAACTGAGCTTATGCCCGAATGTGGTGTCAATCGGCAG TTGGTTGACCTTTTATCTGTGCGAGCTCCATCTTCTGATGTTAAACTGAAACTGCTTAAGGATATTGCCAAAGAGCATGAGCTTGATTGGGATCCAAGTGCTTCTGAAAATGACTTACTGAAGACTCATGAAGACTTGCTG AATGGGACAATGCAGTTCATCAGCGATCACACAGTGCCCCTTGCTGAATCCCATAACGACGAGGCTAAGTCTACAAATTCTACAACTTCAGAACCAGATGCCGGTGAACACCCTGATTCCGATGAGGACTTTGATATCATTGATTTTCCAGAAGTTCCTAGGCAGCCGGGAGTTGGTTCGGGACTGAATCCTATGATGAAAGAAGATGCAGCGGTCAAAATTCCAACTGGCGAACAATTTGTGCCATTCATACATCGTCCTCCTTCACAGTCGTGGTCTGTACAGTTTCCTGTGAAAGAAAATGGTTTATCTCCCTCCGTCACAAAGGCCATCGGTGATGATGCTGATTTACAGGATGTGTTGGCTGCTGCTCAGGCAGCCGCGGAGACAGCAGAGGGCGCAGCTGCAGCTGCTCGATCAGCATCTACCCTTGCTCAACTTCGTATCACtgagctcatgaagaagaagaaggacgATTTCTCATACTCTGAAACTGAGAATCCGTTTCACCTCGACAAAACCAATTCAGACCTTGAAGAGGAGGTTGAATTAGATGCAGAAAACCCGTTTGCTCATTCTAACACAACCCCCTTCACTTCTCCACGCCGGAACAGCACCTCGGAACACTCTTCCGGTGATGCAAAATGCGGCTTCGGGTCCTACGACGATGCTTTTAGCTATGGCAGTCTTAACCCGACTCAGGCATCGTCACCAATGGATGACGATACGTATTTCTCGTACCCAAACCTATTCACATCTCAAGGCTCCAAGTAA
- the LOC131012011 gene encoding uncharacterized protein LOC131012011, which produces MSNLRAICKPHAVFASMACCYRSMGRVLSVEKHNCSLGRPPPPRYFAVWFDRLGEQRRYEPRVRQNRQRRMVATKASNWTNSKSPYETLELERDANEEQIKVAYRRLAKFYHPDVYNGRGTLDEDETAETRFIKIQAAYELLIDEEKRRQYDIDNRVNPMKASQAWLEWLLKKRKAFDQRGDMAIAAWAEQQQLELNLRARRLARSKIDPEEERKILVKEKKASIENFNNTLRRHTLILKKRDLNRRKAEEEKKKIIGQLLAAEGLELDKDEDK; this is translated from the exons ATGAGCAATCTGAGGGCTATATGCAAGCCCCACGCCGTGTTCGCTTCCATGGCGTGTTGCTACAGATCGATGGGTAGGGTTTTGTCGGTTGAAAAGCACAATTGCAGCTTGGGtcgtccgccgccgccgcgttATTTCGCGGTTTGGTTCGATAGATTGGGGGAACAGAGACGGTATGAACCGCGGGTGAGGCAGAATCGGCAGAGGAGAATGGTTGCTACCAAGGCTTCCAATTGGACGAATTCCAAATCTCCCTATGAAACTCTTG AATTGGAGAGGGATGCAAATGAAGAGCAGATAAAGGTAGCGTATAGACGCTTGGCTAAGTTCTATCATCCTGATG TTTACAATGGGAGAGGGACCTTAGATGAAGATGAAACAGCAGAGACTCGGTTCATAAAGATTCAGGCTGCGTATGAGCTTCTAATAGATGAGGAGAAACGAAGACAATATGACATTGACAATCGTGTGAATCCAATGAAG GCTTCTCAAGCATGGTTGGAGTGGCTTCTAAAGAAGCGGAAAGCATTCGACCAAAGAGGTGATATGGCTATTGCAGCATGGGCGGAACAACAGCAACTCGAACTCAATCTGCGTGCACGTCGTCTTGCTCGTTCAAAG ATTGATCCGgaagaagaaaggaagatacTGGTGAAAGAGAAGAAGGCTTCAATAGAGAACTTCAACAACACTTTAAGACGACACACACTTATCCTTAAAAAAAGGGATCTAAATCGCAGGAAAGccgaagaagaaaagaagaagataatcGGGCAGCTTCTAGCAGCGGAGGGCCTTGAACTCGACAAGGATGAAGATAAGTAG
- the LOC131012009 gene encoding membrane-anchored ubiquitin-fold protein 6-like: MAVDELVELKFRLADGSDIGPSKYSSTTTVTSLKERIISQWPKDKENGPKSINDIKLINAGKILENNRTLAESRTPLSEVPGGVITMLVVVRPPLPDKHSDKLQDESQKKVGCSCSIL; this comes from the exons ATGGCTGTGGACGAATTAGTTGAGCTTAAATTTAGGCTGGCCGATGGCAGTGATATTGGACCTAGCAAATATAGTTCTACTACAACTGTGACTTCTCTCAAGGAAAGGATCATTTCACAATGGCCCAAAG ATAAAGAAAATGGACCTAAATCCATAAACGATATAAAGCTCATTAACGCTGGAAAAATACTAGAAAACAACAGAACACTTGCTGAATCACGAACTCCTCTAAGTGAAGTTCCAGGAGGCGTCATCACAATGCTTGTCGTTGTGCGTCCTCCTCTTCCAGACAAACACAGTG ATAAATTGCAGGATGAATCCCAGAAAAAGGTCGGATGCTCTTGCTCGATCCTGTGA
- the LOC131009682 gene encoding uncharacterized protein LOC131009682 codes for MGEWIDGVWVWSLNWIRGLRARDEEQVSYLKTHINNFALVAGRNDEWKWKANSNGVFTVKTAYRAIRKAAALNETGGKKFEFSLIWNTPAAHKAKTTAWRVLMGRMATIENLLKRNVIIPTQDISCVLCQEKTEDSNHLFFSCQKTTEVWYDLLLWIGKSAALHSSASNHLMGFCNIGHKKDILFLTGIWICTVWCIWKKRNEVRFNHGEQRKIHWVSWEQICMPLAEGGLGIRLFSEVVRVFSFKFWWRFQAKESLWAK; via the exons ATGGGGGAGTGGATTGACGGGGTGTGGGTCTGGTCTTTGAATTGGATCCGAGGCTTACGCGCGAGAGATGAAGAACAGGTGTCTTACCTCAAAACGCATATCAATAACTTTGCCTTGGTGGCTGGGAGAAACGATGAGTGGAAATGGAAAGCAAACTCCAATGGTGTGTTCACTGTTAAAACGGCGTACAGAGCTATTCGGAAGGCAGCTGCTTTGAACGAGACTGGGGGAAAGAAATTTGAGTTCTCTCTCATATGGAACACTCCGGCAGCACACAAAGCTAAAACAACGGCGTGGAGAGTGTTGATGGGAAGAATGGCAACAATTGAAAATTTGCTGAAAAGGAACGTTATCATTCCGACCCAAGACATCTCATGTGTACTCTGTCAAGAGAAGACCGAAGACTCAAATCACCTTTTCTTCTCCTGTCAAAAAACAACAGAAGTCTGGTATGATCTCCTTTTGTGGATTGGGAAATCTGCAGCTTTACATTCAAGTGCGAGCAATCATCTGATGGGCTTCTGTAATATTGGTCACAAGAAGGATATTCTTTTTCTGACTGGTATTTGGATCTGTACTGTCTGGTGCATTTGGAAAAAAAGGAACGAGGTTCGGTTCAACCATG GTGAGCAGCGGAAGATTCACTGGGTGAGCTGGGAGCAGATTTGCATGCCTTTAGCGGAGGGAGGTCTTGGTATTCGTCTCTTCTCTGAGGTTGTTCGTGTCTTCAGCTTTAAGTTCTGGTGGCGTTTTCAGGCTAAGGAGTCTCTGTGGGCTAAGTAA